The DNA window TCGACGAGGGGACCCCGGTTCACGAACTCTACTCCTAACCCATCCCTTCATGAAACTGTCGCTCTGCTGCGGCTGCCTCGCTCTACTCGGGACCTGGGCCACTCCAAGCTGGGCCGAAGATGAGAAAGCCAAATCGGCCGAGTCCGAGGCCCCGTCGCTCAGCTCTGCGACGCCATTCGTTCTCGCAGTTGGCGCCACCCACAAATTGGTGATTCGGGGACATCACCTCGACGATCTCACTTCGCTTCGCCTGCTCGGGGGCGATACTCCACTCGAAATCAAAGGTTTCATCCTACCGCCCCCACCCGGAGAAAAGCCGACCGAAAAAGAGAAGGAGAAGGCGAAGGGCAAGCCAGCCATCGAACAATCGCTACAAGCCGAGTTCCGCGTGCCCGACAACTCTCCGCTAGGCACCAACGTCACGTTGGTAGCCACGGGTCCCAAAGGAGAGAGCAATTCGCTGCGGCTGTATGTGGCAGCGAAAGGCATGCTCATCGACGAGAAAGATCCGAATGGCGGCTTCAAGGAAGCGCAAGCAGTCGAAACGGGCTGGTCCATTGCCGGCACGCTGAGCCAGGCGACAGACGTCGACGTGTTCAAGATCCACGTGAAGGCCGGGCAAAGTCTCCGGGCCGAGCTTTTCGCCGCTCAGCTGGGATCCAACCTCGACGCCTCCCTGAATGTCTACCATGCCACAGGTGCGCTGCTCGCCTCCAACGACGATACCGCTGGCCGAGACCCCGCGCTCACGGTGAAGTGCACCGACGAATCAGACTACTTCATCGCCGTGTCCTCCGTCGGTGAAATCGCGGCAAAAAGCACGCCGAGTTATGTCCTGAAGGTGAGGGTTGAACCATGAATCGGTGGTGGATCCTGTTCTTGCTCCTAGGTTCTGGCACGGCCCATTCCGCGGTGTCCTATACCCGAGAGGTCTTGCCCATC is part of the Verrucomicrobiales bacterium genome and encodes:
- a CDS encoding PPC domain-containing protein, producing MKLSLCCGCLALLGTWATPSWAEDEKAKSAESEAPSLSSATPFVLAVGATHKLVIRGHHLDDLTSLRLLGGDTPLEIKGFILPPPPGEKPTEKEKEKAKGKPAIEQSLQAEFRVPDNSPLGTNVTLVATGPKGESNSLRLYVAAKGMLIDEKDPNGGFKEAQAVETGWSIAGTLSQATDVDVFKIHVKAGQSLRAELFAAQLGSNLDASLNVYHATGALLASNDDTAGRDPALTVKCTDESDYFIAVSSVGEIAAKSTPSYVLKVRVEP